A window of the Sporosarcina sp. FSL K6-2383 genome harbors these coding sequences:
- a CDS encoding HD-GYP domain-containing protein, with product MTEAYIKIDDLRPGLVISEDIFANTIYPIVRKDTVISHDHLEILHIFDVKQVKVHERLVVKRDKAHEIDQENPIDPDDILTKIPMKLEDLQMQYNESVQNYKKEFIGWRAGQRPDVAKVRSIVISLLETFIDQKKMLTILNDLSDPKDYLYHHSIAVGILASAICGQMGFPKGQVLQLGLAGVLADCGMAKIDTIITEKAAFLTKNEFNEVKKHTVYSYQMIQDTSLLRQEMKLAILQHHERLDGSGYPRGDKMGQVSVFAQILAVSDVFHAMTSERIYRAKESPFKVIEMIREEEFGKFDIKVVQALLDLVGNLSIGTKVQLTNGDIGEVVFVHRDARLRPMIKKSVDGTILDLTINRHIAVGKVLI from the coding sequence ATGACCGAAGCATATATTAAGATAGATGATTTACGTCCTGGTCTTGTAATAAGTGAGGATATATTCGCGAATACCATCTACCCGATTGTGAGAAAAGACACAGTCATTTCCCACGATCATTTAGAAATCTTACATATTTTTGATGTGAAACAAGTTAAAGTTCATGAACGCCTTGTCGTGAAGAGAGATAAAGCACATGAAATTGATCAAGAAAATCCAATAGATCCAGATGATATTCTTACTAAAATCCCTATGAAACTAGAAGATTTACAAATGCAGTACAATGAATCAGTTCAAAATTACAAAAAAGAGTTTATCGGATGGCGGGCAGGTCAACGTCCTGATGTTGCAAAAGTTCGCTCAATCGTAATCTCTTTGCTAGAGACATTTATAGACCAAAAGAAAATGTTAACCATTTTAAACGACCTTTCAGATCCAAAAGATTATTTGTATCATCATTCCATCGCGGTTGGTATATTAGCATCGGCCATTTGTGGACAGATGGGATTCCCAAAAGGTCAGGTGCTGCAACTTGGTCTCGCCGGTGTTCTTGCAGACTGTGGAATGGCCAAAATCGATACAATCATTACAGAAAAGGCAGCGTTTCTTACAAAAAATGAATTTAATGAAGTGAAAAAACATACAGTATATAGCTATCAGATGATTCAAGATACATCTTTGTTGCGTCAAGAGATGAAGTTAGCCATTTTGCAACATCATGAGCGCCTTGATGGAAGTGGTTATCCACGCGGTGACAAAATGGGACAAGTTTCTGTGTTTGCGCAAATCCTTGCAGTATCAGATGTTTTCCATGCGATGACATCTGAACGGATTTATCGCGCTAAGGAATCTCCATTCAAAGTGATTGAGATGATAAGGGAAGAAGAGTTTGGAAAGTTTGATATTAAAGTTGTTCAAGCATTACTTGATTTAGTAGGTAATTTATCAATCGGTACAAAAGTTCAACTGACGAACGGTGATATCGGAGAAGTTGTATTTGTTCACCGTGATGCAAGATTACGTCCAATGATAAAGAAAAGTGTAGACGGGACTATTTTAGACCTTACAATTAATCGTCATATTGCTGTCGGGAAGGTATTGATATAG
- the guaB gene encoding IMP dehydrogenase — protein sequence MWESKFSREGLTFDDVLLIPGPSEVLPKDVSLAVNLTEKIKLNIPVISAGMDTVTESKMAIAMARQGGLGIIHKNMSIEEQAELVVTVKRSENGVITNPFYLTPEHQVFDAEHLMGRYRISGVPIVNNNEELKLVGILTNRDLRFIQDYSLIIDDVMTKENLVTAPVGTTLEDAEKILQKYKIEKLPIVDEAGILKGLITIKDIEKVIEFPNAAKDKHGRLLVGAAVGVTSDTMLRIEKLVNAEVDVIVIDTAHGHSKGVLDTVKQIRQTYPDLDIIAGNIATAEGARALYEAGADVVKVGIGPGSICTTRVVAGVGVPQITAIYECATEARRQGKTIIADGGIKYSGDIVKALAAGGHVVMLGSLLAGTTESPGETEIFQGRRFKVYRGMGSVAAMERGSKDRYFQDDAKKLVPEGIEGRMPYKGPLSDTIHQLVGGVRAGMGYCGTKDLHDLREKAQFVRMTGAGLRESHPHQVQITKEAPNYSL from the coding sequence ATGTGGGAATCAAAGTTTTCGCGTGAAGGACTTACATTTGATGATGTGTTGCTTATACCGGGACCGTCTGAAGTATTACCTAAAGATGTGTCACTAGCCGTTAATCTTACAGAGAAGATTAAACTAAACATCCCAGTTATTAGTGCTGGAATGGACACGGTCACAGAGTCGAAGATGGCAATAGCGATGGCACGTCAAGGCGGGCTCGGTATCATTCATAAGAATATGAGTATCGAAGAGCAAGCGGAGCTAGTGGTTACTGTTAAACGTTCTGAAAATGGGGTTATTACAAATCCATTTTATCTTACGCCTGAACATCAAGTTTTCGATGCTGAACATTTGATGGGCAGATATCGTATTTCTGGCGTTCCAATTGTTAATAATAATGAAGAGTTGAAGCTTGTCGGAATCCTGACAAATCGTGATCTTCGATTTATTCAGGATTATTCATTGATTATCGATGATGTCATGACGAAAGAAAATCTTGTGACAGCTCCTGTTGGGACAACTCTTGAAGATGCAGAGAAAATCTTACAGAAGTACAAAATTGAAAAGCTTCCGATTGTTGATGAAGCTGGAATTCTTAAAGGTTTGATTACAATTAAGGATATTGAAAAAGTGATTGAGTTCCCAAATGCTGCAAAAGATAAGCATGGTCGTCTTCTTGTCGGTGCGGCAGTTGGTGTTACATCCGATACGATGTTACGCATTGAGAAGCTTGTCAATGCCGAGGTCGATGTCATAGTGATTGATACGGCTCATGGGCATTCTAAGGGTGTTCTAGATACCGTTAAACAAATTAGACAAACATACCCTGACCTTGATATTATCGCAGGAAATATTGCTACTGCTGAAGGTGCGCGTGCGCTTTACGAAGCAGGTGCTGATGTTGTAAAGGTTGGAATTGGTCCTGGTTCGATTTGTACGACACGCGTAGTTGCTGGAGTTGGTGTTCCACAAATTACAGCGATTTACGAATGTGCAACAGAAGCACGTAGACAAGGCAAAACGATTATTGCAGATGGTGGAATTAAATATTCTGGAGATATCGTCAAAGCGCTTGCTGCGGGTGGACATGTTGTGATGCTCGGAAGTCTTCTAGCAGGTACTACGGAAAGTCCTGGAGAAACTGAAATCTTCCAAGGTCGTCGTTTTAAAGTATATCGTGGAATGGGCTCGGTTGCGGCGATGGAGCGTGGGTCGAAAGATCGCTACTTCCAAGATGATGCGAAGAAGCTTGTACCAGAAGGGATCGAAGGCCGTATGCCATATAAAGGTCCACTATCTGATACAATCCATCAATTAGTAGGTGGCGTACGTGCGGGGATGGGTTATTGCGGTACAAAGGATTTACATGATCTACGAGAAAAAGCACAGTTTGTACGTATGACGGGTGCTGGATTACGTGAAAGTCATCCACACCAAGTACAAATTACAAAAGAAGCGCCTAACTACTCGCTCTAA
- a CDS encoding serine hydrolase, with the protein MKHKMRKWVAVLLMPLLVVTTFGIAPVKAESPLGIHVDGAILIDAESGKILYEENADTPLGIASMTKMMTEYLLFEAIKEGKISWDQEYKVNDYSYAISQDRRLSNVPLRRDGTYTIRELYEAVAIYSANAATIAVAETIAGTETEFVKLMNAKAEELGLKDYKFVNSTGLNNSDLQGMHPQGTGAEDENVMPAKSVAKLAYHLLHDYPEVLETTKINTKIFREGTTDAIKMDNWNFMLPGFVYEYAGVDGLKTGTTNFAGHSFTGTATRDGKRIISVVMKAVDANGVGSYKARFDATRALFDYGFSQFSEVEFVPAGYQFDDQKELDVIKGKEKQVSIAVKEPIRMMVKTSEKELYVPELTIDESKLKEGSLQAPVEQDAVVGHVKLVKTEGTDYGFIDADSPGVDVVTKAAVDKAGWFSLMMGAIGDFFAGIWNGATGFVKGLFK; encoded by the coding sequence GTGAAACACAAAATGAGGAAATGGGTGGCTGTATTGTTAATGCCACTACTAGTAGTAACAACATTCGGCATAGCTCCAGTTAAAGCGGAGTCTCCATTGGGTATCCATGTGGATGGTGCTATTTTAATTGATGCAGAAAGTGGAAAAATCTTATATGAAGAAAATGCAGATACACCACTAGGCATTGCAAGTATGACAAAAATGATGACAGAGTATCTCCTTTTTGAGGCGATTAAAGAAGGAAAAATAAGCTGGGATCAAGAATATAAAGTGAACGACTACTCATATGCGATTTCACAGGATCGACGTCTTAGTAACGTACCGCTACGAAGAGATGGTACGTATACCATTCGTGAATTATATGAAGCAGTCGCCATCTATTCTGCAAATGCAGCGACAATTGCTGTTGCTGAAACGATTGCAGGTACAGAAACTGAGTTTGTGAAGCTGATGAATGCAAAAGCAGAAGAGCTTGGCTTGAAAGATTATAAATTTGTCAATTCGACTGGTTTGAATAATAGCGATCTACAGGGGATGCATCCACAAGGGACAGGCGCAGAGGACGAGAACGTCATGCCTGCAAAGTCTGTTGCGAAGCTTGCTTATCATTTGCTTCATGATTATCCAGAAGTTCTGGAAACAACAAAAATCAATACAAAAATTTTCCGTGAAGGTACAACGGATGCCATCAAGATGGACAACTGGAATTTCATGCTTCCGGGGTTCGTTTATGAATATGCAGGTGTTGACGGTCTGAAAACAGGTACAACGAATTTTGCAGGGCATTCCTTTACAGGGACTGCAACACGTGATGGAAAGCGGATTATTTCTGTGGTCATGAAAGCGGTCGATGCAAACGGTGTCGGTTCATACAAAGCACGATTCGACGCAACACGCGCTTTGTTTGATTATGGTTTTAGCCAATTCTCTGAGGTAGAATTCGTTCCCGCTGGTTATCAGTTTGATGATCAAAAAGAACTCGATGTGATTAAAGGCAAAGAAAAACAAGTATCCATTGCAGTGAAGGAACCCATTCGTATGATGGTCAAAACGAGTGAAAAGGAATTGTATGTTCCTGAATTAACGATTGATGAATCAAAATTGAAAGAGGGTTCACTTCAAGCACCAGTTGAACAAGATGCGGTTGTCGGTCATGTGAAGCTGGTGAAAACAGAAGGAACTGATTATGGCTTCATTGACGCCGATAGTCCAGGAGTTGATGTTGTCACAAAGGCTGCTGTCGATAAGGCAGGTTGGTTCTCCCTAATGATGGGTGCGATTGGTGACTTCTTCGCGGGAATTTGGAATGGCGCAACTGGTTTTGTTAAAGGTTTGTTTAAATAA
- the gyrB gene encoding DNA topoisomerase (ATP-hydrolyzing) subunit B: MEEKELQTAYDANQIQVLEGLEAVRKRPGMYIGTTSSRGLHHLVWEIVDNSIDEALAGYCDHIEVTIEKDNWIRVDDNGRGIPVGIQESTGRPAVEVIMTVLHAGGKFGGGGYKVSGGLHGVGASVVNALSETTEVFVRLDGKVHYIKFERGDVVEELNVIGESDETGTRIRFKADPEIFTETTTYEYDILAHRLRELAYLNRGLRITITDEREDENRVDHYYYEGGIKSYVEHLNKNKEPIHEEPIFIEGEKDGISIEIAMQYNAGYAENLFSFANNINTYEGGTHESGFKTALTRVINDYARKNGALKEADPNLSGDDVREGLTAIISIKHPNPQFEGQTKTKLGNSEVSTITNSLFSEGFQRFLLENPTTAKQIIEKSLMAARARIAAKNAREFTRRKSALEVSSLPGKLADCSSRDPKISELYIVEGDSAGGSAKMGRDRHFQAILPLRGKILNVEKARLDRILGNLEIRAMITALGTGIGEEFDLSKARYHKLVIMTDADVDGAHIRTLLLTFFFRFMRPLIEAGYVYIAQPPLYRVKQGKVEEYCYKEEELEEIINRMSPTPKPVITRYKGLGEMDATQLWDTTMDPEQRTLLQVELEDAFDADLTFQHLMGDDVEPRRKFIEDNAMYATNIDT, encoded by the coding sequence ATGGAAGAGAAAGAGTTGCAGACAGCTTATGATGCGAATCAGATCCAAGTCTTAGAAGGACTTGAGGCTGTCCGCAAGCGTCCCGGTATGTATATTGGGACGACTAGTTCAAGAGGACTTCACCATCTTGTATGGGAAATCGTTGATAATAGTATTGACGAGGCCCTTGCAGGATACTGTGATCATATCGAAGTGACAATAGAAAAAGATAACTGGATACGTGTCGACGATAACGGTCGTGGAATTCCGGTTGGGATCCAAGAATCTACAGGGCGTCCAGCTGTTGAAGTTATTATGACTGTTCTTCATGCTGGAGGTAAATTCGGCGGTGGAGGCTATAAAGTATCAGGTGGACTACATGGAGTAGGTGCATCTGTTGTTAATGCTTTGTCTGAAACAACGGAGGTTTTTGTTAGACTCGATGGTAAAGTTCATTACATCAAGTTTGAACGTGGCGATGTAGTAGAAGAATTGAACGTCATTGGAGAGAGTGATGAAACGGGAACAAGAATCCGCTTCAAAGCCGATCCAGAAATCTTTACTGAAACAACGACATATGAGTACGATATTTTGGCACACCGTTTGCGTGAGCTTGCTTATCTAAACCGTGGTTTACGCATTACAATAACGGATGAGCGAGAAGATGAAAATCGAGTTGATCATTATTACTACGAGGGCGGTATCAAGTCCTACGTCGAACATTTGAATAAAAATAAAGAACCTATCCATGAGGAACCAATCTTCATCGAAGGTGAAAAAGATGGCATTTCAATCGAAATTGCGATGCAATACAATGCCGGCTATGCAGAGAACCTATTTTCATTTGCCAATAATATCAATACGTATGAGGGCGGGACACATGAATCTGGCTTCAAAACAGCACTTACACGTGTCATCAATGATTATGCGCGGAAAAATGGTGCACTGAAAGAAGCCGACCCGAACTTATCGGGTGATGATGTGCGTGAAGGATTGACGGCTATTATTTCTATCAAACACCCGAATCCGCAGTTTGAAGGACAGACGAAGACGAAACTTGGAAACTCTGAAGTGAGTACGATTACAAACTCGCTATTTTCAGAAGGATTCCAACGTTTCTTACTTGAAAATCCAACAACTGCAAAGCAAATTATTGAAAAAAGTCTTATGGCAGCACGTGCACGCATTGCAGCCAAAAATGCACGTGAGTTTACGCGGCGTAAGTCTGCACTTGAAGTATCTAGCTTGCCAGGTAAACTTGCGGATTGTTCATCACGTGATCCCAAAATCAGTGAATTGTATATCGTTGAAGGAGACTCGGCGGGTGGTTCGGCTAAAATGGGACGAGATCGTCATTTTCAAGCAATACTTCCACTTCGTGGGAAAATATTGAATGTTGAAAAAGCACGTCTTGACCGCATTTTAGGTAACTTAGAAATTCGCGCGATGATTACAGCACTTGGAACAGGTATTGGAGAAGAATTCGACCTTTCAAAAGCACGCTATCATAAACTCGTTATTATGACCGATGCCGATGTTGATGGTGCGCATATTCGTACGCTTCTATTGACCTTTTTCTTCCGCTTCATGCGACCGCTTATTGAGGCAGGCTATGTTTACATCGCCCAGCCACCACTTTATCGCGTGAAACAAGGGAAAGTCGAAGAGTATTGTTATAAAGAGGAAGAACTTGAAGAGATTATCAACCGGATGTCGCCTACACCTAAGCCTGTCATTACACGTTATAAAGGTCTTGGTGAAATGGACGCAACACAATTATGGGATACAACAATGGATCCAGAGCAACGTACATTACTGCAAGTTGAACTTGAAGATGCCTTTGATGCAGATTTAACGTTCCAACACCTGATGGGAGACGATGTTGAACCACGTCGTAAATTCATCGAGGATAATGCAATGTATGCTACAAATATAGATACTTGA
- a CDS encoding glutathione peroxidase: MTIIYDFSLKKVNGQLQAMEEYRGKTLIIVNTASKCGFTSQFKELQELYEEYKERGLVILGFPSDNFNNQEFDDIEKTIEFCEINFGVTFPMFAKVDVKGEHAEPLFTFLTSEQKGLLTEGVKWNFTKFLIDREGNVLERIAPQTSPLKMRHSINQIV; this comes from the coding sequence ATGACAATAATTTATGATTTCTCGCTGAAAAAAGTGAATGGTCAACTTCAAGCGATGGAAGAGTATAGAGGAAAGACATTGATCATTGTCAATACGGCGAGTAAATGTGGCTTCACAAGTCAGTTTAAAGAATTACAGGAACTTTATGAGGAGTATAAGGAGCGAGGCTTGGTTATCCTTGGTTTTCCGTCGGATAATTTCAACAATCAAGAATTTGATGATATTGAAAAGACAATAGAGTTTTGTGAAATCAATTTTGGTGTGACATTTCCAATGTTTGCGAAAGTGGATGTTAAAGGTGAACATGCCGAACCTTTATTTACATTCCTTACTTCGGAACAGAAAGGTTTGCTGACAGAAGGGGTTAAATGGAACTTCACAAAATTTCTAATTGACCGTGAAGGGAACGTCTTGGAACGGATTGCTCCGCAAACTTCACCCCTCAAAATGAGGCATTCAATCAATCAAATTGTTTAG
- the gyrA gene encoding DNA gyrase subunit A gives MADMPKRGVQGINISKEMKTSFLGYAMSVIVSRALPDVRDGLKPVHRRILYAMQDLGNTADKPHKKSARIVGDVIGKYHPHGDSAVYETMVRMAQDFNYRYMLVDGHGNFGSVDGDGAAAMRYTESRMSRIAMELLRDINKDTVDYQNNYDEQEREPIVLPSRYPNLLVNGTTGIAVGMATNIPPHHLGETIDAVIALADNPAITTEELMEIIPGPDFPTGGIILGRSGIRRAYETGKGSVIIRGKVEIEQKSNGRETIIVSEIPFQVNKARLIEKIAELVRDKKIDGITYLADESDRTGMRIVIEVRRDANANVLLNNLYKQTALQSSFGINMLALVDGQPKVLALKEILYHYLEHQKVVIRRRTQYDLKKAEDRAHILEGLRIALDNIDRIIALIRGSKTTDEAKSGLMEQFDLSDRQAQAILDMRLQRLTGLERDKIESEYEALQLLMAELRAILSDEMKLLEIIREELLEVKARFEDKRRTEITLGGAEMIEDEDLIPVENSVLTLTHNGYIKRLPANTYRSQRRGGRGIQGMGTNDDDFVEHLLNTSTHDTILFFTSRGRVFRTKGYQVPEFSRTAKGLPIINLLGVDKDEKVTAMIPVAEFKEDEYLFFATRNGIVKRTPITEFANIRSNGLIALTLRGDDELIGVKMTGGDDNIAIGTKDGMLIKFNEVDIRSMGRVAGGVRGIRLREGDITIGMDIVHEGDEILVVTEKGFGKRTPEDEYRIQSRGGYGLKTLNVTERNGLLVAMKTVDGTEDLMLITIHGILIRMDIEDISVIGRSTQGVRLIRLGEDELVATVAKVEKEDEIEEAELDDDQVGESEATLENKEDEAELPIVENDENSES, from the coding sequence ATGGCAGATATGCCGAAACGTGGTGTCCAAGGCATCAATATTAGCAAGGAAATGAAGACTTCATTCCTTGGCTATGCAATGAGTGTCATCGTTTCACGTGCCCTCCCTGATGTAAGGGATGGTTTGAAACCAGTCCACCGTCGTATTTTGTATGCAATGCAGGATCTTGGAAATACCGCCGATAAGCCGCATAAGAAATCCGCACGTATCGTTGGGGACGTTATCGGTAAGTATCACCCACATGGTGATAGTGCTGTTTACGAGACGATGGTACGGATGGCGCAGGATTTCAACTATCGTTACATGCTCGTCGATGGTCATGGGAACTTCGGTTCAGTTGATGGCGATGGGGCGGCAGCAATGCGATATACGGAATCACGTATGTCACGTATCGCGATGGAGCTCCTTCGTGATATTAATAAAGATACGGTTGATTATCAAAATAACTATGATGAGCAAGAAAGAGAACCGATTGTTTTACCGAGTCGTTATCCAAACTTGCTTGTCAATGGGACAACAGGAATCGCAGTCGGAATGGCAACGAATATTCCACCGCATCATCTTGGAGAAACGATTGACGCTGTTATTGCATTGGCAGATAATCCTGCTATTACGACAGAAGAATTGATGGAAATTATACCCGGTCCTGATTTCCCTACAGGTGGGATTATTCTTGGCCGTAGTGGAATTAGAAGAGCTTATGAAACGGGAAAAGGTTCTGTCATTATCCGCGGTAAAGTTGAAATTGAACAGAAATCGAATGGCAGAGAAACCATTATTGTCAGTGAGATACCGTTCCAAGTAAATAAGGCACGATTGATTGAAAAAATTGCAGAATTAGTACGGGATAAAAAAATCGATGGTATCACATATTTAGCAGATGAATCAGACCGTACAGGTATGCGTATTGTCATTGAAGTGCGCCGTGATGCCAATGCTAATGTATTATTGAATAACCTATACAAGCAAACTGCATTACAATCTAGTTTTGGTATTAACATGCTGGCACTTGTCGATGGCCAACCAAAAGTACTGGCGTTAAAAGAAATTTTATATCATTATTTGGAGCACCAAAAAGTTGTCATTCGCAGACGTACGCAGTATGACCTGAAAAAAGCAGAAGATCGCGCACACATTTTAGAAGGACTGCGTATCGCACTCGATAATATTGATAGAATCATCGCCTTAATTCGCGGATCTAAAACAACTGATGAAGCGAAATCAGGGTTGATGGAGCAATTTGATTTATCCGATCGTCAAGCGCAAGCTATTCTTGATATGCGCCTCCAACGCTTAACAGGACTTGAGCGGGACAAAATCGAAAGCGAATACGAAGCACTGCAGCTCTTAATGGCAGAGCTTCGTGCGATTCTTTCTGATGAAATGAAATTACTCGAAATTATACGTGAGGAACTGCTCGAAGTAAAAGCCCGTTTTGAAGATAAGCGTAGAACGGAAATTACATTAGGCGGCGCTGAAATGATTGAGGACGAGGATTTAATTCCAGTCGAGAATTCAGTGTTGACACTCACACATAATGGCTATATTAAACGTTTACCCGCTAATACTTATCGAAGTCAGCGTCGTGGTGGTCGTGGTATACAAGGGATGGGCACGAATGACGATGACTTCGTCGAGCATCTGTTGAATACATCAACGCATGACACTATCCTGTTCTTTACGAGTAGAGGGCGAGTATTCCGTACGAAAGGCTACCAAGTACCTGAATTTAGTCGGACTGCTAAAGGGTTACCAATCATCAACCTGTTAGGGGTAGACAAAGATGAGAAAGTAACGGCTATGATTCCAGTGGCAGAGTTCAAGGAAGATGAGTACCTATTCTTTGCAACTCGCAATGGTATTGTTAAACGTACGCCTATTACGGAGTTTGCAAATATTCGCTCAAATGGCTTGATTGCCCTGACATTACGCGGCGATGATGAACTAATCGGTGTCAAAATGACTGGCGGCGATGACAATATCGCTATTGGAACAAAGGATGGCATGCTGATTAAATTCAATGAGGTAGACATCCGTTCTATGGGTCGGGTAGCCGGAGGTGTCCGTGGTATTCGTCTGCGTGAGGGGGACATTACAATAGGCATGGATATCGTGCACGAAGGTGATGAAATCCTAGTTGTAACAGAAAAAGGCTTCGGAAAACGGACTCCTGAAGATGAATACCGTATCCAATCGCGTGGTGGTTATGGATTAAAAACATTGAACGTCACTGAACGTAACGGTTTACTAGTTGCGATGAAGACAGTGGACGGTACAGAAGATCTTATGTTAATTACAATCCACGGTATCTTGATCCGTATGGATATTGAAGATATTTCTGTAATCGGACGAAGTACGCAAGGGGTACGTCTAATCAGACTAGGTGAAGACGAACTTGTTGCAACTGTCGCGAAAGTTGAAAAAGAAGATGAAATCGAAGAAGCGGAGCTTGACGATGATCAAGTTGGAGAAAGCGAAGCTACTTTGGAAAATAAAGAAGATGAAGCCGAGTTACCAATCGTTGAAAACGACGAAAATAGCGAGTCTTGA